The following proteins come from a genomic window of Aspergillus oryzae RIB40 DNA, chromosome 4:
- a CDS encoding DDT domain protein (chromatin remodeling complex WSTF-ISWI, large subunit (contains heterochromatin localization, PHD and BROMO domains)): protein MGGESVLAPSHAPSALLPIGYSRPLSARHLVWVIPETNEVFTQYEPYLQRMDFYKQRRFICEITGHSGLTFFEALRSELEESREVNNTFPDALKEPILRRIQFSTVSRVDNLVDEIYEEFKQDFYPGEPVLILLDDNTRLHGMIRDKANFAEQLHPDGTVKSPAYATYLVKVLDRPNEEALLDQEHITRDRKTFTKQMLRAFIKNNVTRESWNGAPWLVKPSIAEEYRIPTEVPKHLQYGAKVAEKKAMKKADQEGFFGFFASQQLPELKPAVKGQKSKLSQQDLARSKEAQFLEYQRSLNGNPSFVVSSKTTGAARSSKSQDTEKKSQTATAVIVKTETPRPPSPPPIKYPIEDLDIAPDREKKKQRPTLTFLKVDETDSPDDEDLLHDDIDMKSVGLLLETWNTLNVYCEVFQLDSFTFDDFLQAMRFSSEDVDCELFVEVHCAVLKKLVNSEKDENGAVQISLPDLPADDSESDEEDQEEEVEETPEPEPVVTRMTTRSSLAKAEAENLKAQANRSRSNSVEVKIHRAAEMFGDYGWIDRLRKRDFRNGGWELVMVGLLHQLSARPRMEKVCNDILKHLAPLDAEPTQDTAQRQYATLDINLRVKALQIICMLSLDTKAIRNYLEECSNQMTEFRKEKIEYQKARKAGLEELRRLHQERKALQPEPEKSPSPAPELEALEDSKMTGVDVESDQVADTEEEEEVPQRSLRGGLDRVLERKRKHEEEQKRKEQLAKQPKGTKQYQRVLKKIDEQKANIEKLEEKIDVVDNDLREADCPRTRCLGKDRFCNRYWWFERNAMPYGGMPNSSTAEAQFANGRLWVQGPDEMERVGFIDVPEDQKKQYQKEFHTTPADRKKAEEGPTRLSNADEWGYYDDPDAVDKLIDWLDPRGNRELRLRKELLLHRDNIVKYMRFRAEYLAQTAERADSEEMPTKRMTTRNKTYVDDHKHRCLSWHNTTAMSENGHLHIDASRPTKRAKRATDDPKEIKAVNRQGKPLTRQGSRYHF, encoded by the exons ATGGGGGGAGAGTCAGTGCTTGCACCCTCCCACGCTCCTTCAGCGTTACTCCCGATCGGGTATAGCCGTCCTTTGTCCGCCCGACATCTT GTCTGGGTCATCCCGGAGACCAACGAAGTCTTTACTCAGTATGAGCCGTATCTTCAGCGAATGGATTTCTACAAACAGAGAAGATTTATCTGCGAGATTACAGGCCACTCAGGCTTGACATTCTTCGAAGCGCTTAGGTCGGAA CTGGAGGAATCGCGGGAGGTCAATAACACGTTCCCTGACGCCCTGAAGGAGCCCATCTTGCGAAGGATTCAATTCTCCACTGTTTCCCGGGTCGACAACCTCG TGGATGAGATTTATGAA GAGTTCAAGCAGGACTTTTACCCTGGGGAGCCGGTTTTGATATTGCTGGATGACAACACACGCCTGCATGGTATGATCAGGGACAAAGCAAATTTTGCAGAACAATTGCATCCGGACGGCACTGTTAAATCTCCAGCCTACGCGACATATCTCGTAAAAGTGCTGGATCGTCCGAATGAGGAAGCTCTATTGGACCAAGAGCACATTACTCGAGATCGGAAAACCTTTACGAAGCAAATGTTGCGTGCTTTTATCAAGAATAATGTAACGCGGGAGTCTTGGAACGGCGCCCCTTGGCTAGTGAAACCATCGATTGCGGAAGAATACAGAATTCCCACGGAGGTACCGAAACACTTGCAATACGGAGCTAAGgtagcggagaagaaggcaatgaAGAAGGCTGATCAAGAGGGTTTCTTCGGGTTTTTCGCATCACAACAACTACCTGAGTTAAAACCCGCCGTGAAGGGCCAAAAGTCCAAACTTTCCCAACAAGATTTGGCGCGGTCCAAGGAGGCGCAGTTCCTTGAATATCAAAGGTCTCTCAATGGTAACCCAAGTTTTGTTGTCAGCAGCAAAACCACTGGAGCCGCTCGTTCGTCCAAATCTCAGGATACTGAAAAGAAATCACAGACCGCTACTGCAGTCATCGTCAAGACCGAAACCCCTAGGCCGCCATCACCTCCTCCGATCAAATATCCTATCGAGGATCTAGATATCGCACCGGACcgcgaaaagaaaaagcaacggCCAACTCTGACGTTCTTGAAAGTCGATGAGACAGACAGTCCTGATGACGAAGATTTGCTGCATGATGACATCGACATGAAGTCAGTGGGGTTGCTTCTTGAGACGTGGAATACCCTCAACGTGTACTGTGAAGTTTTCCAGCTGGACTCGTTTACCTTCGACGATTTCCTCCAAGCCATGCGCTTTTCATCTGAGGACGTCGACTGTGAACTCTTCGTTGAGGTACATTGTGCTGTTTTGAAGAAGCTGGTTAACTcagagaaggatgagaatggtgcTGTGCAGATCTCGCTCCCCGACCTTCCAGCAGATGATTCTGAATCCGACGAAGAggatcaagaagaggaagtagaAGAAACTCCCGAGCCCGAACCGGTGGTGACTAGAATGACTACTCGGAGTAGCCTGGCCAAGGCAGAAGCGGAAAACCTGAAAGCCCAAGCTAATCGCAGCCGCTCTAATTCAGTAGAGGTCAAAATCCATCGGGCGGCCGAGATGTTTGGAGATTATGGCTGGATAGATCGTCTCCGGAAGCGAGACTTCCGCAACGGTGGTTGGGAATTGGTCATGGTTGGGCTACTGCACCAACTATCCGCTCGCCCAcggatggagaaggtctgTAATGATATACTCAAGCATTTAGCTCCTCTAGATGCGGAACCGACCCAAGATACTGCTCAGCGCCAGTATGCTACCCTCGATATCAACCTGCGCGTTAAAGCCCTCCAAATCATATGCATGCTCAGCCTGGACACTAAAGCCATTCGAAATTACTTGGAGGAATGCAGTAACCAAATGACCGAGTTCCgcaaagagaagatcgaatATCAAAAGGCTCGCAAAGCAGG GCTCGAAGAACTTCGACGGTTACACCAAGAACGGAAAGCACTCCAACCGGAGCCAGAAAAGTCACCCTCTCCAGCGCCAGAATTGGAAGCACTGGAAGACTCCAAGATGACCGGAGTTGACGTGGAGTCTGATCAAGTTGCGGAtaccgaagaggaagaggaagttcCCCAACGGTCGCTGCGTGGAGGATTGGATAGGGTTCTTGAGAGGAAACGAaagcatgaagaagagcagaagcgAAAGGAACAGTTGGCCAAACAGCCGAAGGGCACGAAGCAATATCAGAGggtgctgaagaagatcgatgAGCAAAAAGCGAACATTGAAAAgctcgaagagaagatcgacGTGGTGGACAACGATTTGAGAGAAGCCGATTGCCCACGAACCAGATGTCTCGGAAAAGACAGGTTTTGCAACCGATACTGGTGGTTCGAGCGAAACGCAATGCCGTACGGGGGGATGCCGAACAGTTCGACGGCAGAGGCACAATTTGCCAATGGCCGCTTATGGGTTCAAGGCCCTGACGAAATGGAGCGTGTAGGGTTCATTGACGTCCCCGAAGACCAGAAGAAGCAATATCAGAAAGAATTCCACACAACTCCAGCGGATCgcaagaaggccgaagaagGACCCACCAGGCTCTCGAACGCGGATGAATGGGGCTACTATGATGACCCTGATGCTGTGGACAAACTTATCGACTGGCTTGACCCACGGGGCAATCGAGAGTTGAGATTACGCAAAGAGCTGTTGCTTCATCGCGACAATATTGTCAAGTACATGAGGTTCCGTGCGGAATACCTTGCGCAGACGGCCGAAAGGGCTGATTCGGAGGAGATGCCTACGAAGCGAATGACGACTAGGAACAAGACCTATGTGGACGACCATAAGCACCGTTGCCTGAGCTGGCATAACACGACGGCTATGTCTGAGAACGGACATCTTCATATAGATGCTTCACGGCCAACCAAGCGAGCCAAGAGGGCCACTGACGACcccaaggagatcaaggcaGTTAATCGCCAGGGCAAACCCTTGACAAGGCAAGGCTCACGTTACCACTTCTAG